A window of Chitinivibrionales bacterium contains these coding sequences:
- a CDS encoding DUF3343 domain-containing protein — MKKEQQSVIIVHSTNYALKAEKMVKLAGLSCALIPVPRHIASDCGVCLRVLRVEKEQAREILEQGCIEIDGVEDL, encoded by the coding sequence ATGAAAAAAGAGCAACAATCGGTAATAATCGTACATTCGACCAACTATGCATTGAAAGCAGAAAAAATGGTTAAACTGGCCGGACTCTCCTGTGCACTGATTCCCGTGCCCAGGCATATTGCTTCCGATTGCGGTGTATGCCTGAGAGTCTTGCGTGTTGAAAAAGAACAGGCACGCGAGATACTTGAGCAGGGCTGTATCGAAATTGATGGGGTAGAGGATCTCTGA